In Cyanobacteria bacterium GSL.Bin1, the genomic window GCTCAGAAATATTTTTATTTTTGAGCAATGTTGTTATTAAGATTAAGGAGAAAGTTTGGACTTCAATTTATTAAGACGAGAGTGGTTTTCTAATACACAAAAAGATATTCTTGCTGGTGCGGTAGTGGCTTTAGCCTTGATCCCAGAAGCAATCGCGTTTTCTTTAATTGCTGGGGTTGACCCGAAAGTTGGGTTATATGCCTCTTTCGTTATTGCAGTCATTACTGCCATTTTTGGTGGGCGCACCGGCTTAATTTCCGGTGCAACGGGGGCAATGGCACTCGTCATGGTTAACCTTGTAAAAGAACAGGGTCTGCAATATCTGTTTGCAGCCACCATATTGACAGGTATCTTGCAAATTGTCTTGGCTCTGTTTAAGCTCGACCAGCAAATGAAATTTGTGCCACGGGCGGTGATGATTGGGTTTGTTAATGCCCTTGCGATTTTGATTTTTACCTCACAGTTTCCACAACTGACTAACGCACCTTGGGAAGTTTATGTGATGGTCGCTGTGGGATTAGGGATTATCTACCTTTTTCCCAGAATCACTAAATCCATTCCCTCTCCTCTGGTTGCTATTGTTTTACTAACAGCAGTCTCGATTTTCCTTGAACTTGATGTTCCTACTGTGGGAGATATGGGGGAACTACCCACAGCATTTCCGATTTTTATCCTACCCGAGGTTCCCTTAAATTTAGAAACGTTAGAAATTATTTTCCCCCCCGCTTTAACCCTGACCATTGTCGGGTTACTAGAAACTTTACTCACCGCAGCCTTACTTGATGAATTAACTGATACTCCCAGTGATAAAAACCGCGAAGCCAAAGGTCAAGGCATTGCCAATATTATGACGGGCTTCTTTGGGGGCATGGCAGGGTGCGCCATGATTGGTCAATCCGTTATTAATATCCAATCTGGCGGACGGAAACGGCTTTCCACCTTTACTTCAGGGATTTTTCTTCTCTTCTTTATCCTAGTGCTGGGAAATTGGGTACAACAAATTCCGATGGCATCTCTGGTTGCTGTGATGATTATGGTTTCCATTGGCACATTTAGTTGGTCATCGATTCGCAATATCCCCCGCGTGCCTCGCAGTGAAACCTTTGTTATGGTTACCACAGTCTTAGTAACCGTAATTAGTCATAACTTAGCGATTGGTGTAGTGGTGGGAATTGCCCTCAGTACCCTTTTCTTTTCCCGTGAAATTGCTCAAGTGGTCTTTGTTGATAAAAAGCTAAGCCCTGATGGGATGCACCGCACCTATAGCGTCGCAGGACAAATTTT contains:
- a CDS encoding STAS domain-containing protein encodes the protein MDFNLLRREWFSNTQKDILAGAVVALALIPEAIAFSLIAGVDPKVGLYASFVIAVITAIFGGRTGLISGATGAMALVMVNLVKEQGLQYLFAATILTGILQIVLALFKLDQQMKFVPRAVMIGFVNALAILIFTSQFPQLTNAPWEVYVMVAVGLGIIYLFPRITKSIPSPLVAIVLLTAVSIFLELDVPTVGDMGELPTAFPIFILPEVPLNLETLEIIFPPALTLTIVGLLETLLTAALLDELTDTPSDKNREAKGQGIANIMTGFFGGMAGCAMIGQSVINIQSGGRKRLSTFTSGIFLLFFILVLGNWVQQIPMASLVAVMIMVSIGTFSWSSIRNIPRVPRSETFVMVTTVLVTVISHNLAIGVVVGIALSTLFFSREIAQVVFVDKKLSPDGMHRTYSVAGQIFFVSVEQFLNGFDLKEEVETVTIDLSNAHIWDQSAVNAIDKVVIQFRRHGAEVELVGLNEDSAKMLDRLAIHDKPDALEKVASH